Genomic segment of Vibrio azureus:
CTCAATAACCATTATCATAGAAATAACGCACTAAGTGGATGACTCGGTGATATGGCGATTTCAAATTACAGAGGATTTAACCTCAAAGCAGGCGGTCCAGATGGCAGAGTCTGGAAAGTTAAAATTAAAAACCATGTTTTACAAGGCAGTTTATCTGCAGTAAAAAAAAGCATTGATTGGTGGTGTGACACTGCATCGATTGTTGATCCCAAAGAATTTGATAACCTTGATCAACGTTCGAAAAATACCGCAAATGCTCAGTCAGAGGCTTTTAATGGTTATACGCTAAGAAATGATACTGGAGAGCCTAATGCTTGGTATTGTATGTTCAATGGCAAGCTAATTAAAGGTGCGAAACCTGCGATCCAACGTCATATCCAAGCTTATTTGGTCGCTAAGGAAAAAGCGTTACAATCACAACAACAAAAGAAATAATGTTATGACACTTGTATATTCCACGGAAACTGGCCGCATTAAACCAGAAGAACCTAAAATAGAACGCCCTCAAGGTGATGGTATCGTCAGGATACAGCGTCAGACAAAAGGTCGAAAGGGGAAGGGGGTCTGTATCATCTCTGGTTTAGACCTTGATGATACCCCGCTTAAATTATTAGCTGCCGAGTTGAAAAAAATCTGTGGCTGTGGTGGCTCTGTCAAGGATGGGACGATAGAAATTCAAGGTGATGCTCGTGATAAAATCAAAGCTCACCTTGAGAAAAAAGGCATGGTGGTCAAACTTGCCGGTGGATAATCACATAGATTGATTGCAAAAGCCTACACTAACTTCTTTAGCCTAAAAGTTTATAGGAATCTAAAAGAGCGCTGATTGAAAGCGCTCTTTTTATTATTTAAATTTTCGTTAAACTAGGATCTACCAAGCAATACAAGGCCTTTCTTCCACGAAATTATGTTCTTTTAGTAAA
This window contains:
- a CDS encoding DUF3319 domain-containing protein, which produces MAISNYRGFNLKAGGPDGRVWKVKIKNHVLQGSLSAVKKSIDWWCDTASIVDPKEFDNLDQRSKNTANAQSEAFNGYTLRNDTGEPNAWYCMFNGKLIKGAKPAIQRHIQAYLVAKEKALQSQQQKK
- the yciH gene encoding stress response translation initiation inhibitor YciH produces the protein MTLVYSTETGRIKPEEPKIERPQGDGIVRIQRQTKGRKGKGVCIISGLDLDDTPLKLLAAELKKICGCGGSVKDGTIEIQGDARDKIKAHLEKKGMVVKLAGG